One Proteinivorax tanatarense DNA segment encodes these proteins:
- a CDS encoding ATP-binding protein, producing the protein MDDFKQGVRSQVQLLGSFIGRHLWEGSDLETINQLVAEFSQSFHMAEVYILDTEGVVISASSGQERNIGSRVSGHEATRAILGTADEVIRANPETGVRNFFYAWPVEYNNEQVGAIYVISSLESTDYTISTVKNFLITGTLFTVLLTVFLGFFIAKTISKPIEDISNKAEQMAKGNYGVKIDVKSEDEIGQLARKFNNLASRLRHTIGELSSQKRKMEFILQNLTDGVLAYNVKGELIHKNPLADKLLSSHSMDSVFESRETFEQQVKSQEISTKMKKDKEKVLLFNYVPFKSEENNESGVIVVINDITERENLESLRREFVANVSHELRTPLTSVKSYVEALLNGGLEDKEVSQNFLKVIEEETDRMVRLVKDLLMSSRLDFQKENWQLQNIDVNDLIENTLNKLEVQVKEKDHEIVFYPNKNLPEIQGDWDKLQQVIINIVSNSIKYAPNESTVSVKATVDSKSSILISIEDNGFGIPKDDLPRIFERFYRVDKARSRHLGGTGLGLAISKQIIEGHGGKITVESEEGKGTKFQITLPILNHKIRGQQSE; encoded by the coding sequence ATGGATGATTTTAAACAGGGAGTGAGATCACAGGTTCAGCTACTAGGTAGTTTCATTGGTCGGCATTTATGGGAAGGTTCAGACCTAGAAACTATAAATCAGTTAGTTGCTGAATTTAGTCAAAGCTTCCATATGGCTGAAGTTTACATTCTTGACACAGAAGGTGTTGTAATAAGTGCATCTTCTGGGCAGGAAAGGAATATAGGTAGTAGAGTTTCTGGACATGAAGCAACAAGAGCGATACTTGGAACCGCTGACGAAGTTATTAGAGCTAACCCTGAAACAGGTGTAAGGAACTTTTTTTATGCTTGGCCGGTAGAATATAATAACGAACAAGTGGGAGCAATTTATGTAATTTCTTCCTTAGAAAGCACTGATTATACCATTAGTACAGTAAAAAATTTTTTGATAACGGGAACTTTATTTACAGTATTACTAACTGTTTTTTTGGGTTTTTTTATTGCTAAAACTATTTCAAAACCTATTGAAGATATATCTAACAAAGCAGAACAAATGGCCAAGGGAAATTATGGAGTAAAAATTGATGTAAAATCAGAAGATGAGATTGGCCAACTTGCAAGAAAGTTTAACAACTTAGCCAGTAGGTTACGTCATACCATAGGCGAGCTTTCCTCCCAAAAGAGAAAGATGGAGTTTATTTTACAAAATCTTACAGATGGTGTGTTAGCATACAACGTAAAAGGGGAATTAATTCATAAAAATCCTTTAGCTGACAAGCTGTTATCAAGTCATAGCATGGATTCAGTTTTTGAATCAAGAGAAACTTTTGAACAACAGGTAAAGTCTCAAGAAATAAGTACAAAAATGAAAAAAGATAAAGAGAAAGTTTTACTTTTTAACTATGTACCCTTTAAAAGCGAAGAAAACAATGAATCTGGTGTAATTGTCGTTATAAATGATATAACTGAAAGAGAAAATTTAGAGAGTTTAAGACGGGAGTTTGTCGCCAACGTTTCCCATGAATTAAGAACCCCTCTAACTAGTGTAAAAAGTTATGTAGAAGCTCTTTTAAATGGCGGGCTTGAAGATAAAGAAGTAAGTCAAAATTTTCTAAAAGTAATAGAAGAAGAAACAGACCGTATGGTTAGGCTAGTTAAGGATTTGCTTATGAGTTCTAGGCTAGATTTTCAAAAAGAAAATTGGCAGTTACAAAATATTGATGTAAATGATCTAATTGAAAACACGTTAAACAAGTTAGAAGTACAAGTTAAAGAGAAAGACCATGAGATAGTTTTTTATCCAAACAAAAACCTACCGGAAATCCAGGGTGATTGGGATAAGTTACAACAAGTTATAATAAATATTGTATCTAACTCTATAAAGTACGCGCCTAACGAGAGCACAGTTTCAGTTAAAGCTACGGTGGATAGCAAAAGTAGCATCCTTATTTCTATAGAAGATAATGGATTTGGTATTCCTAAAGATGACTTGCCTAGAATTTTTGAAAGGTTTTACAGAGTTGATAAAGCAAGGTCAAGACATTTAGGTGGTACCGGACTCGGTCTGGCTATATCAAAACAAATTATAGAAGGACATGGTGGTAAAATAACAGTTGAAAGTGAAGAAGGTAAAGGAACAAAATTCCAAATAACATTGCCCATATTAAACCATAAAATAAGGGGGCAGCAAAGTGAGTAG
- a CDS encoding response regulator, with protein MSKILVVDDEKPIADIISYNLKNEGFEIVVSNDGEDAVKKAYVEKPDLILLDVMLPKIDGFEVCRRIREFSNCPVIMLSAKEEEVDKITGLEKGADDYVTKPFGHKELLARINAHLRRFSTMGGEQKELKEENQGLEINHENYEVKRDGEIIDLTQREFDLLLFLINNKGKVYSRAQLLELVWGFDYHGDVRTVDVTVRRLREKVEPNPGSPTYILTKRGFGYYFRRS; from the coding sequence ATGTCAAAAATTTTAGTAGTTGATGATGAAAAGCCTATTGCTGACATAATTAGCTATAACTTAAAAAATGAAGGTTTTGAAATAGTTGTAAGCAATGATGGAGAGGATGCAGTTAAAAAAGCCTATGTAGAAAAGCCGGACCTAATTTTATTGGACGTTATGTTACCTAAAATTGATGGTTTTGAGGTTTGCAGAAGGATAAGGGAGTTTAGCAACTGTCCTGTGATTATGTTGTCGGCTAAAGAAGAGGAAGTAGACAAGATTACAGGTTTAGAAAAGGGAGCAGATGATTATGTGACTAAGCCTTTTGGTCATAAAGAATTGTTAGCTCGCATAAATGCCCATCTGCGCAGATTTTCAACGATGGGAGGAGAGCAAAAGGAACTTAAAGAAGAAAACCAAGGTTTAGAAATTAACCATGAAAATTATGAAGTAAAAAGAGATGGGGAAATTATAGATCTAACTCAAAGAGAATTTGATTTACTACTTTTTCTTATTAATAATAAAGGAAAGGTATACTCAAGAGCCCAGTTACTAGAGTTAGTTTGGGGTTTTGATTATCATGGAGATGTAAGAACTGTTGATGTTACAGTTAGAAGGTTAAGGGAAAAGGTAGAACCCAATCCTGGTTCTCCAACCTATATTTTGACAAAGAGAGGGTTTGGTTACTACTTTAGGAGGAGTTAA
- a CDS encoding peptidase MA family metallohydrolase, whose product MGFFLKIKNNKILLPTIMLTLFLVIVSINSVNFSNKHVKNATAVYHRNVAYRNWVSVNGKHVDVRYKKADQKHAEFIKKLGDDLYLHLKERYSYTPTINPLIVIYPSQQEMLQNLGWENDKYASGVYQSGTIRLLSPTQWYNGDNSDDIHLFYKENGPLLHELTHHFVDEMTGGNYPTWYTEALAQLEEYKKYQIQWIDEDNSNPNELFAFKRLNNNFYGIENQALAYRQSLIIAIFMEEKFGHNIHKQLLMEMDVNTSFEQAMKKLTGTDKKQLEKHWETWIKNNKSKYFGKI is encoded by the coding sequence ATGGGTTTTTTCCTAAAAATCAAAAATAATAAAATTCTTTTGCCTACTATTATGTTGACTTTATTTTTGGTTATAGTAAGTATAAATTCTGTTAATTTTTCGAATAAACATGTCAAAAATGCAACAGCTGTTTACCATAGAAATGTAGCTTATAGAAATTGGGTTTCTGTTAACGGAAAGCATGTTGACGTAAGGTACAAGAAAGCTGATCAAAAACATGCAGAGTTTATAAAAAAATTAGGAGATGACTTGTATCTGCACCTTAAAGAAAGGTACTCTTATACCCCAACAATTAACCCACTTATAGTTATATACCCAAGTCAGCAAGAAATGCTTCAAAATTTGGGCTGGGAAAATGATAAGTATGCTTCAGGGGTATACCAATCAGGAACAATAAGGCTGTTATCACCTACTCAGTGGTACAATGGTGATAACAGTGACGATATTCATCTTTTTTATAAAGAAAATGGTCCGTTATTACACGAGCTAACCCATCACTTTGTAGATGAAATGACAGGGGGGAATTATCCCACATGGTATACAGAGGCATTAGCACAACTAGAAGAATATAAGAAATACCAAATTCAATGGATAGATGAGGATAATAGCAATCCTAATGAATTATTTGCCTTTAAAAGATTAAACAACAATTTTTATGGAATTGAAAACCAGGCTTTAGCATATAGGCAGTCCTTAATTATTGCAATCTTTATGGAGGAAAAGTTTGGACATAATATTCATAAACAATTGTTAATGGAAATGGATGTAAATACTTCTTTTGAACAAGCCATGAAAAAACTAACAGGAACTGATAAAAAACAGCTTGAAAAACACTGGGAAACTTGGATTAAAAACAATAAAAGTAAATATTTTGGGAAAATTTAA
- a CDS encoding peptidoglycan DD-metalloendopeptidase family protein, which yields MEQQKTPTYTNQVKLGIVALLVISLVLIMGIKVYDYYQPGYVYVVSIEEEQVGMIREKDELVKIINHLNDIESNKMGFDVAIEQDFSTERTFAWNPDVHPAQLQQQISSLASYEAAGTIVKVDGEPVVLVESRDVAEQILEEVTQFYIEEIQGELVADPEIVSDIEFDSIVADPKDIMDYETAKATLVQGTEREETYTVSRGDSLWSIAEEADMDVEELEKANPDMDPEMIKLGQEISLVVAEPALEVAHQEKVVREETIEYSTETKETSDLLRGQTRVATSGKNGIKENTYIIKRVNGKIVEEEKVESEVVKEPVTRVVERGTSSASSNAPASSGDFLWPISSGGRITSRFGPRGGGFHNGVDIAASPGTPIVAAESGRVVTSTYHGSYGNHVVIDHGNGYKTLYAHNSRNAVSVGDTVSRGQTIGYVGTTGRTTGPHVHFEIHRNGQRINPLNYFN from the coding sequence TTGGAACAACAAAAAACACCCACCTATACGAATCAGGTAAAGCTTGGCATCGTAGCATTATTAGTAATTTCGTTAGTTCTAATTATGGGTATTAAAGTTTATGATTACTATCAACCTGGCTACGTCTATGTCGTAAGTATAGAAGAAGAACAGGTGGGAATGATTCGTGAAAAGGATGAACTAGTAAAAATAATAAATCATTTAAATGATATTGAAAGCAATAAAATGGGGTTTGACGTTGCAATAGAACAAGATTTTAGCACAGAAAGGACCTTTGCATGGAATCCTGATGTGCATCCTGCTCAATTGCAACAACAGATAAGCAGCTTGGCTTCATATGAGGCTGCTGGCACCATAGTCAAGGTTGATGGTGAGCCAGTTGTACTTGTAGAAAGCAGAGATGTTGCAGAGCAAATTTTAGAGGAAGTAACACAGTTTTATATTGAGGAAATACAAGGGGAGCTTGTAGCAGATCCAGAAATTGTTTCGGATATTGAATTTGATAGCATTGTTGCAGACCCTAAAGATATTATGGATTATGAAACAGCAAAAGCAACTTTGGTTCAAGGAACAGAAAGAGAGGAGACCTATACTGTATCAAGGGGAGATAGTCTATGGTCCATTGCTGAAGAAGCAGATATGGATGTAGAAGAACTAGAAAAAGCAAACCCTGACATGGATCCAGAAATGATAAAGTTAGGTCAAGAAATTAGCTTAGTAGTTGCAGAGCCAGCTTTAGAAGTTGCTCACCAGGAAAAAGTTGTACGCGAAGAAACTATAGAATATTCTACAGAAACAAAAGAAACCTCAGACCTTTTGAGAGGACAAACTAGGGTTGCTACTTCAGGAAAAAATGGAATAAAGGAAAACACATATATAATAAAAAGAGTAAATGGAAAGATAGTTGAGGAAGAGAAAGTTGAATCAGAAGTTGTTAAAGAGCCAGTTACTAGAGTTGTGGAGAGGGGAACATCTAGTGCTTCTTCAAATGCACCTGCTAGCTCTGGAGACTTTTTGTGGCCTATATCTAGCGGAGGACGAATAACTTCAAGATTTGGGCCGAGAGGCGGAGGCTTCCACAATGGAGTGGATATAGCAGCTTCTCCCGGAACACCAATAGTAGCAGCTGAATCCGGTAGAGTGGTAACTTCAACTTACCATGGGTCCTATGGCAACCATGTTGTAATAGATCATGGAAATGGATACAAAACCCTTTATGCACACAATAGCAGAAATGCAGTAAGTGTGGGAGATACAGTTAGCAGAGGCCAAACTATTGGATATGTTGGTACAACAGGTAGGACAACTGGTCCCCACGTACACTTTGAGATTCACCGAAATGGGCAAAGAATTAACCCTTTGAACTATTTTAACTAG
- a CDS encoding Na/Pi symporter, whose product MVGYKMIANTLYFILALLLFMISLKLFSGNCKKVLPFDLQGKIAGEKESILRVSLIAMILTAIVQSSSLVIVVVFSLVQSNIMSEKNGLAAVLGTEVGTTATGQIISIPWGNILPFLLPLLLVLLLPKFRKLILTVFFLGMLILSLKLMTIPFSNLHTTSSYYKLINLVNQLPAIGVFVGAVFTAFVQSSSALTGLTISLGRAGVINLKSAIALVLGGNIGTCVTGLVAATTVTKKARGIIIGQILFNVIGVILALMFLDLLTEFVEYVTISPSIERQIANAHTIFNLVSYGFIMVVFNPFYAITKKINNKILK is encoded by the coding sequence ATGGTAGGTTATAAAATGATAGCCAATACACTATATTTCATCTTAGCGTTGTTATTGTTTATGATTTCATTAAAACTTTTTTCAGGTAACTGTAAAAAAGTGCTTCCCTTTGATTTACAGGGTAAAATTGCTGGGGAAAAGGAATCAATCCTTAGAGTGTCTTTAATTGCTATGATTCTTACTGCAATAGTGCAAAGTAGCAGTTTGGTAATAGTTGTTGTATTTAGTCTTGTTCAAAGTAATATAATGTCAGAAAAAAACGGACTTGCAGCTGTGCTGGGGACAGAGGTAGGGACAACAGCTACAGGGCAAATAATAAGCATACCATGGGGTAACATACTCCCTTTTTTATTACCCTTATTATTGGTTTTGTTGTTGCCGAAATTTAGAAAATTAATTTTAACTGTGTTTTTTTTGGGAATGCTAATTTTATCTCTTAAGTTAATGACTATACCATTTTCTAACTTACATACTACAAGTAGTTATTATAAGCTAATAAATTTAGTTAACCAACTTCCAGCTATAGGAGTCTTTGTAGGAGCTGTATTTACCGCTTTTGTACAAAGTAGTAGCGCATTGACAGGCTTAACAATAAGTCTTGGGAGAGCAGGAGTTATTAACTTAAAAAGCGCTATTGCCTTAGTCTTAGGTGGTAATATCGGAACTTGCGTTACCGGACTAGTGGCAGCTACAACTGTGACAAAAAAAGCTAGAGGAATAATAATAGGCCAGATATTGTTTAATGTTATAGGGGTAATTTTAGCACTGATGTTTTTGGATTTATTAACTGAGTTTGTGGAATATGTAACGATTTCTCCATCAATAGAAAGGCAGATAGCAAATGCTCATACTATTTTTAACTTAGTTTCTTATGGTTTTATAATGGTGGTTTTTAATCCTTTTTACGCTATAACTAAAAAAATTAATAATAAAATTTTAAAATAA
- a CDS encoding adenylosuccinate synthase: MQTVVVVGTQWGDEGKGKITDYIAERADVIVRYQGGNNAGHTIVHDGTTYKLHLIPSGVINGNKLCIIGNGMVIDPEALVKEIKYLHNLGISTENLKISESAHLILPYHKVIDALSEKKRGADKIGTTKKGIGPAYMDKAARCGIRIVDLLDQEEFKEKLYANVEDKNNLIKKYYGEKPLDADTIYNEYVKYSHQIKNYVANTSVLLEEAMDLNKKVIFEGAQGTLLDLDHGTYPYVTASNPVAGGVCIGAGVGPSKVNKVLGVVKAYSTRVGDGPFPTEIEGETADRIREIGKEYGTTTGRPRRIGWIDAVILKHAKRVSGLDYMAITLLDVLSGLDTIKICTGYTIDGKEVSHFPASIKQLKKCKPVYKEVKGWKEDITKIKSFNDLPKEAKEFIKELEKEVGIKAAMISVGPKRQQTKELIELI, from the coding sequence ATGCAAACAGTTGTTGTTGTAGGAACACAATGGGGAGATGAAGGAAAGGGAAAGATAACAGATTATATCGCAGAAAGAGCAGACGTAATAGTCCGTTACCAAGGTGGGAATAATGCTGGACATACAATAGTACATGATGGAACAACTTATAAATTGCACTTAATTCCATCCGGTGTTATAAATGGAAATAAACTATGCATTATTGGAAACGGCATGGTTATTGACCCTGAAGCATTGGTGAAAGAAATTAAATATTTACACAACCTTGGTATAAGTACAGAGAACTTAAAAATAAGTGAGTCTGCGCACTTAATACTTCCTTATCATAAGGTCATTGATGCACTTTCTGAGAAAAAAAGAGGCGCTGACAAGATAGGAACTACAAAAAAAGGTATTGGTCCTGCGTATATGGATAAAGCAGCAAGATGCGGTATTAGAATTGTTGATTTGTTAGATCAAGAAGAGTTTAAAGAAAAGTTATATGCAAATGTTGAAGACAAAAATAATCTTATAAAAAAATATTATGGAGAAAAACCCCTAGATGCTGATACTATCTACAATGAGTATGTAAAATACTCACATCAAATTAAAAACTACGTTGCTAACACCTCTGTTTTGCTAGAGGAAGCAATGGACTTAAATAAAAAGGTTATATTTGAAGGGGCACAAGGAACTCTTTTAGATTTAGACCATGGAACTTACCCTTATGTAACAGCTTCAAATCCTGTGGCTGGAGGAGTTTGCATAGGTGCAGGTGTTGGACCATCAAAAGTGAATAAGGTTCTAGGGGTAGTTAAAGCTTACTCAACGAGAGTGGGTGATGGCCCTTTTCCAACTGAAATAGAAGGGGAAACTGCCGATCGGATTAGAGAAATAGGCAAGGAATACGGGACCACAACAGGAAGACCGCGGAGAATAGGGTGGATAGATGCCGTTATTTTAAAGCATGCTAAAAGAGTAAGTGGGTTAGATTATATGGCTATAACCTTACTTGATGTGCTAAGCGGGCTGGATACAATTAAAATATGTACTGGATATACTATTGACGGAAAAGAAGTTTCTCACTTTCCTGCTAGCATAAAGCAACTAAAAAAATGCAAACCAGTTTATAAAGAAGTAAAAGGATGGAAGGAAGATATAACAAAGATTAAATCTTTTAATGACCTTCCCAAAGAAGCTAAAGAATTTATAAAGGAACTAGAAAAAGAAGTGGGAATAAAAGCTGCCATGATTTCAGTTGGTCCCAAAAGACAGCAAACAAAAGAATTAATAGAGCTAATATAA
- a CDS encoding NAD(P)/FAD-dependent oxidoreductase, translated as MQNYDIVIVGAGPAGIFTALEALKKDENTKVLIVDKGRTIEDRKCPLRTIQKCVHCKPCGIVNGWSGAGAFSDGKLSLSPDVGGRLTEYMNYEKAQDLINYVDNQYLSFGANQDVYGLDDKKVEDIKYDASKHNIKLIASPVRHLGTERGYEVLRKLYLHLRSLSNFTFMQLTEVSDIIVENGEAKGVIIANKEIKEQRINAKNVVLAPGRGGAEWLEKLMKKHGIKTENNEVDIGVRVEVPNAIMDHLTKPLYEPKLVYYSDTFENKVRSFCVNPGGHVSEERYEKNLAVVNGHSFSDPKNRSQNTNFALLVSTRFTEPFDQPIEYGKYIAELANMITGKGILVQRLGDLLNGRRTSYHRLSKSTTTPTLKNAVPGDLSFVLPHRYLTSIVETLKAFDKIAPGLYSKNTLLYGVEVKFYSSKVKVDNSFETKIKRLYAIGDGAGITRGLMQASVTGVVVARKISS; from the coding sequence TTGCAAAACTATGATATTGTAATCGTAGGAGCAGGTCCCGCAGGTATTTTTACTGCTTTAGAAGCTTTAAAAAAAGACGAAAACACAAAGGTGTTGATTGTTGATAAAGGGAGAACAATAGAAGATAGAAAATGTCCACTACGAACTATACAAAAATGTGTACATTGTAAACCATGTGGGATTGTAAATGGTTGGTCAGGGGCGGGAGCATTTAGTGATGGGAAACTGTCTCTATCTCCTGATGTAGGGGGACGGTTAACGGAATATATGAATTATGAAAAAGCCCAAGATTTAATTAATTATGTTGATAATCAATATTTAAGTTTTGGTGCTAATCAAGATGTTTATGGATTAGATGATAAAAAAGTTGAAGATATTAAGTATGATGCGTCAAAGCATAATATAAAGCTGATAGCTAGTCCAGTACGACATTTAGGTACGGAGCGTGGTTATGAAGTTTTAAGAAAATTATACTTACACTTAAGATCATTATCTAATTTTACGTTTATGCAGTTGACGGAAGTTTCTGATATTATTGTAGAAAATGGAGAAGCAAAAGGAGTTATAATAGCAAATAAGGAAATAAAGGAGCAGAGAATAAATGCTAAAAATGTAGTTCTTGCACCTGGAAGAGGAGGGGCAGAGTGGCTTGAAAAATTAATGAAAAAACATGGAATTAAAACCGAGAACAATGAGGTTGATATAGGAGTAAGGGTTGAAGTGCCAAATGCAATAATGGATCATTTAACAAAGCCGCTCTATGAGCCTAAACTTGTTTACTATTCTGATACATTTGAAAACAAAGTTAGGTCATTTTGTGTCAATCCAGGAGGTCATGTATCGGAAGAAAGATACGAAAAGAACCTGGCCGTTGTCAATGGACATAGCTTTTCAGACCCCAAAAATAGAAGTCAAAACACTAATTTTGCCCTATTAGTATCTACCAGATTTACCGAACCCTTTGATCAGCCTATAGAGTATGGTAAGTATATTGCAGAACTTGCTAATATGATTACTGGAAAAGGTATTTTAGTTCAACGGCTGGGTGATCTTCTTAACGGCAGAAGAACAAGTTACCACAGACTTAGCAAGTCAACAACAACCCCTACTTTAAAAAATGCAGTTCCAGGGGATTTAAGCTTTGTTTTGCCACATAGATATCTAACTTCTATTGTGGAAACATTAAAAGCATTTGATAAAATTGCTCCTGGACTTTACTCTAAAAATACGTTACTTTATGGGGTCGAAGTTAAATTTTATTCTTCAAAAGTAAAAGTTGATAATAGCTTTGAAACAAAAATAAAAAGGTTATATGCCATAGGTGATGGGGCAGGAATAACAAGAGGACTTATGCAAGCTTCCGTTACAGGGGTTGTAGTAGCAAGAAAAATAAGCTCATAA
- a CDS encoding M20/M25/M40 family metallo-hydrolase — translation MVNEQRLLDDFFELIGIDSESKNEGQLAKHLTQKLKDLGFEVYIDDAGEAIGGETGNIIARLKGNDKNKPSMLFAAHMDTVSPGKGVKASVKDGKIVSDGTTILGADDKAGIAAVLEMARVLKEANACFGDIEAIFTIAEEGGLFGAKNLDYSKVQSKKGYILDSDGKPGTIVNQGPCQDKIAVTIKGISAHAGLKPEEGISAIQVASKAINNMKLLRIDEDTTANIGVIKGGTATNVVCDKVEILAEARSTSEDKLDAQSNHMKKCFEEAAKEYNTEADVTIERVYPAFKLEEDEPVVNLAKEKSSKLGLSPNLKATGGGSDTNIFNGNGISCVNLGVGMNKPHTLEENIEVKDLVDTTKLIIEIAKG, via the coding sequence ATGGTAAATGAACAAAGGTTGTTAGATGATTTTTTCGAGCTAATAGGAATAGACAGTGAATCAAAAAATGAAGGACAGCTAGCAAAGCACTTGACACAAAAACTTAAAGACCTTGGATTTGAAGTGTATATCGACGATGCTGGGGAAGCTATAGGTGGAGAAACAGGAAACATAATTGCAAGACTAAAAGGTAATGATAAAAATAAACCCAGCATGCTATTTGCTGCTCACATGGATACTGTTTCGCCTGGGAAGGGTGTGAAAGCTTCTGTAAAGGATGGAAAAATTGTATCTGATGGGACAACTATTTTAGGTGCAGATGACAAAGCAGGGATTGCTGCGGTGTTAGAGATGGCAAGGGTTTTGAAAGAAGCCAATGCATGCTTTGGTGACATTGAAGCTATATTTACTATAGCAGAAGAAGGCGGATTGTTTGGAGCTAAAAATTTAGATTATTCTAAAGTGCAGTCAAAGAAAGGGTATATTTTAGATAGTGATGGTAAACCAGGAACTATTGTAAACCAAGGACCCTGTCAGGACAAAATAGCTGTAACAATAAAAGGTATTTCTGCTCATGCTGGTTTAAAACCAGAAGAGGGAATTAGTGCAATTCAGGTAGCTAGTAAAGCAATAAATAATATGAAATTACTTAGAATTGATGAAGATACTACCGCAAATATTGGGGTTATTAAGGGAGGAACAGCAACTAATGTAGTTTGCGATAAGGTGGAAATATTAGCTGAAGCAAGGAGTACCAGTGAAGATAAACTAGATGCTCAAAGCAATCATATGAAAAAATGCTTTGAAGAAGCTGCTAAAGAATACAACACCGAAGCAGATGTTACAATTGAAAGAGTATATCCGGCTTTTAAATTGGAAGAAGATGAGCCAGTTGTTAATCTTGCCAAAGAAAAATCTTCAAAACTAGGCCTATCTCCTAATTTGAAAGCAACAGGTGGCGGAAGTGATACAAACATATTTAATGGAAACGGTATTAGTTGCGTAAATTTAGGCGTAGGTATGAATAAACCCCACACTCTAGAAGAAAATATAGAAGTAAAAGATTTAGTGGATACCACCAAATTAATAATCGAAATTGCTAAAGGATAG
- the rplI gene encoding 50S ribosomal protein L9 — translation MKVILLKDEKKLGKKGEIKEVSEGYARNFLIPRGLAKEANQSNLKELKETQKVKEKKAEKELKKAQQTAKKIENLKIEVAVKAGEGGRLFGSVTTKDIGNELSKKGIKIDKRKVELNEPIKSLGTYNVDIKLHPKVSSTLQVKIKEQ, via the coding sequence ATGAAAGTAATTTTGCTTAAAGATGAAAAGAAACTAGGTAAAAAGGGAGAGATCAAAGAAGTTTCAGAAGGTTATGCTCGAAACTTTTTAATTCCTAGAGGATTAGCTAAAGAAGCAAATCAATCAAACTTAAAAGAGCTAAAAGAAACTCAAAAAGTCAAAGAAAAGAAAGCGGAAAAAGAACTTAAAAAAGCTCAACAAACGGCAAAGAAAATAGAAAATCTTAAAATAGAAGTAGCAGTAAAAGCTGGAGAAGGTGGAAGGCTATTTGGCTCTGTTACAACAAAAGATATTGGTAATGAATTGTCCAAAAAAGGAATAAAAATAGATAAACGCAAAGTGGAACTAAACGAGCCAATAAAATCTTTAGGAACTTATAATGTTGACATTAAACTTCATCCTAAAGTAAGCTCAACTTTGCAAGTCAAAATTAAAGAACAGTAA
- a CDS encoding DUF2232 domain-containing protein, with amino-acid sequence MAKLNTKSLVEGALLLALFLVLSILPFFIPALIPALILIPLPIVIITYRQSIKVAVMVVVLSFFALTIMLGNPIYPTLVTVLGGIPGIVLGYTIKRKKAVTTLLATTISFVAAIILVLNIFALFFDVNLVEVTLDRQLSALESFGSLVEGVLPQVETDPTDPDIEDFKERIYLSIQMIFPALIVIVSTVAGYVNLTVSKLTLVRLGYKVESLPPFAKWRFGDWVLWTFVATLLISIARLGNIAVLHINDNVHQIVLLMVLIQGLSLTYWYLSKYIKYTFLKAIILGLIALHPLTAQFVIMFGTLDFIINFRRL; translated from the coding sequence TTGGCAAAATTAAATACAAAAAGCCTCGTAGAAGGTGCACTACTTTTAGCTTTGTTTTTAGTTTTGAGTATTTTACCCTTTTTTATACCAGCCCTAATACCTGCTTTAATACTAATACCACTTCCCATTGTAATAATTACTTATAGACAAAGTATAAAGGTTGCTGTAATGGTAGTAGTTTTAAGTTTTTTTGCTTTAACTATAATGCTAGGAAACCCAATTTACCCAACTTTAGTGACTGTTTTGGGTGGTATTCCAGGTATAGTATTGGGATATACAATAAAAAGAAAAAAGGCTGTTACCACTCTTTTAGCAACTACCATATCTTTTGTAGCTGCTATCATACTAGTTCTTAATATATTCGCTTTATTTTTTGATGTAAACCTAGTAGAAGTAACATTAGATAGGCAGCTGTCCGCCTTAGAATCTTTTGGTAGTCTTGTAGAAGGAGTTCTTCCTCAGGTAGAAACAGATCCCACTGATCCAGACATAGAAGATTTTAAAGAAAGAATATACTTAAGTATTCAAATGATTTTTCCAGCTTTGATTGTTATTGTATCAACGGTAGCTGGTTACGTTAACTTGACAGTATCCAAATTAACCTTAGTTCGCTTGGGGTATAAAGTGGAAAGCCTACCTCCTTTTGCAAAATGGCGTTTTGGAGATTGGGTGCTGTGGACTTTTGTAGCTACGCTATTAATAAGTATAGCTCGATTAGGAAATATAGCAGTTTTGCATATTAATGATAATGTTCATCAAATTGTTCTTCTAATGGTTTTAATTCAAGGTTTATCTCTAACATACTGGTACCTTTCTAAATATATAAAATATACCTTTTTAAAGGCTATTATACTAGGGTTAATAGCTTTGCACCCTCTAACTGCTCAGTTTGTGATTATGTTTGGAACATTAGACTTTATAATAAATTTTAGAAGATTATAG